The following proteins come from a genomic window of Bradyrhizobium paxllaeri:
- a CDS encoding LamB/YcsF family protein, translated as MTTIDLNCDLGEGFGAWEMGNDAAMIELATSVNVACGFHAGDADIMRHTVELAKARGVSVGAHPGYRDLHGFGRRPIPGLKSSEIENLIAYQIGALQAIATAAGYKVTHVKAHGALSNVACEDDMTAKAIANGIKAVDPNLIFVVLANSKLVQAGEAANLPMVHEVFADRAYEDNGSLVSRKKPGAVLHDAKAIADRVVRMVQDGAVVSVTGKVIKMRTDTVCIHGDTPGAVDIARGVRQALKDAGIAVAPFKTAVS; from the coding sequence ATGACAACCATCGACCTCAATTGCGATCTCGGCGAAGGTTTTGGCGCGTGGGAAATGGGCAATGACGCCGCGATGATCGAGCTGGCAACGTCGGTGAATGTCGCCTGCGGCTTTCATGCCGGCGATGCCGACATCATGCGCCACACGGTCGAGCTGGCGAAAGCGCGCGGCGTCAGCGTCGGCGCACACCCTGGATATCGCGACCTGCACGGCTTCGGCCGGCGGCCGATTCCGGGCTTGAAATCGTCCGAGATCGAGAACCTGATCGCCTACCAGATCGGCGCGCTGCAGGCGATTGCGACCGCGGCCGGTTACAAGGTCACCCACGTCAAGGCGCATGGCGCACTCTCCAACGTCGCCTGTGAGGACGACATGACCGCAAAAGCCATCGCCAACGGCATCAAGGCCGTCGATCCGAATTTGATCTTTGTTGTGCTCGCCAATTCCAAGCTGGTGCAGGCCGGCGAAGCCGCCAACCTGCCGATGGTGCACGAGGTCTTTGCCGACCGCGCCTATGAAGACAATGGCTCGCTGGTGTCACGCAAGAAGCCGGGCGCCGTACTGCACGATGCAAAAGCGATCGCCGACCGCGTGGTGCGGATGGTGCAGGATGGCGCGGTGGTCTCAGTCACCGGCAAGGTGATCAAGATGCGCACCGACACGGTGTGCATTCACGGCGATACGCCCGGCGCGGTCGATATCGCGCGCGGCGTACGTCAGGCGTTGAAGGATGCTGGGATTGCGGTCGCGCCGTTCAAGACGGCCGTTTCCTGA
- a CDS encoding PaaI family thioesterase: MSDHLKEMPPAAQLLGREIVSVDPHSGEVKLRFTAKREFANRHGTVQGGMLSAMLDSATGNAVMARLPSHLTAVTTRLDTSFLKPAALGAMIATARLVHQDERSAEVMAELTDSEGQIVATARAELRVRERKSRS, from the coding sequence ATGTCAGATCACTTAAAGGAAATGCCGCCAGCCGCCCAGCTTCTTGGTCGCGAGATCGTCTCTGTAGATCCACATTCTGGTGAAGTGAAACTTCGATTTACGGCGAAAAGGGAATTCGCCAATCGCCACGGCACCGTACAGGGCGGCATGTTGTCAGCGATGCTCGACTCCGCAACGGGCAACGCGGTCATGGCCAGGTTACCATCGCATCTGACGGCCGTGACGACCCGCCTGGATACGAGCTTCCTGAAGCCGGCTGCATTGGGAGCGATGATTGCGACCGCGCGTCTTGTTCACCAGGATGAGCGCTCGGCCGAAGTGATGGCTGAACTCACTGACAGCGAAGGCCAGATAGTCGCTACGGCCAGGGCCGAACTGCGCGTTCGCGAGCGCAAGAGCCGGTCTTAG
- a CDS encoding TerC family protein: MMELLTSPEAWAALVTLTALEIVLGIDNVIFISVIVSRIPPAQAKRARQIGLLLALVFRIILLSLLVWLIGLTEPVVTVKSVDLSWRDIILIAGGAFLIAKATHEIHAEVEASHGEPDTKPRASVFLMAIMQIIIIDIVFSLDSIITAIGMAQDIEIMVAAVVIACAVMYISSGPVAKFVADHPTTKMLALAFLVLIGVALVADGFKFHIPRGYIYFAMLFAAAVELFNVLARRNRKKAARSRG; encoded by the coding sequence ATGATGGAGTTATTGACGAGCCCGGAAGCCTGGGCAGCGCTGGTGACCTTGACGGCACTGGAAATCGTGCTCGGCATCGACAACGTCATCTTCATTTCGGTGATCGTATCGCGCATCCCGCCCGCGCAAGCCAAGCGCGCGCGCCAGATCGGCCTCCTGCTGGCGCTGGTGTTTCGCATCATACTGCTCAGCCTGTTGGTGTGGCTGATCGGCCTGACGGAGCCTGTCGTGACGGTGAAGAGCGTCGATCTGTCCTGGCGGGATATCATTCTGATTGCCGGCGGTGCTTTCCTGATCGCGAAGGCAACGCATGAAATCCATGCCGAGGTCGAGGCTAGCCACGGCGAGCCGGATACCAAGCCGCGGGCCAGTGTATTCTTGATGGCGATCATGCAGATCATCATCATCGATATCGTGTTCTCGCTGGACTCGATCATCACGGCGATCGGCATGGCGCAGGATATCGAAATCATGGTTGCAGCGGTGGTGATCGCCTGCGCCGTCATGTACATTTCCTCTGGCCCGGTAGCGAAGTTCGTGGCCGATCACCCGACGACCAAGATGCTGGCATTGGCCTTCCTGGTGCTGATCGGCGTGGCGCTGGTGGCGGACGGATTCAAATTCCATATTCCGCGCGGCTACATCTATTTCGCCATGTTGTTCGCAGCCGCGGTCGAATTGTTCAACGTGCTCGCCCGGCGCAACCGCAAGAAGGCCGCCAGGAGCCGGGGGTGA
- a CDS encoding ANTAR domain-containing response regulator has translation MSAESSPKIVIVDESPIRAAILEEGLREAGFTGVVHISEMQSLLARIYALDPDVILIDLENPSRDVLEQMFQVSRAVRRPIAMFVDQSDAASIQASVDAGVSAYIVDGLKKERIKPILDLCISRFNAFSKLQDELDRTKSALEERKVIDRAKGILMKVKGLTEEEAYVLMRSTAMREKKKIGEIAQSILTASELLK, from the coding sequence ATGAGCGCTGAGTCTTCGCCGAAAATCGTGATTGTCGACGAAAGCCCGATCCGGGCCGCGATCCTGGAAGAGGGGTTGCGGGAGGCGGGCTTTACCGGCGTCGTGCATATCAGCGAAATGCAGAGCCTTTTGGCGCGGATCTATGCGCTGGACCCCGACGTCATCCTGATCGATCTCGAAAATCCCAGCCGCGACGTGCTGGAACAGATGTTCCAGGTCAGCCGCGCGGTACGGCGCCCGATCGCCATGTTCGTCGACCAGAGCGATGCGGCCTCGATCCAAGCCTCCGTCGACGCCGGCGTCTCCGCCTATATCGTGGACGGCCTGAAAAAGGAGCGGATCAAGCCGATCCTCGACCTCTGCATCTCCCGCTTCAACGCCTTCTCCAAGCTGCAGGACGAACTCGACCGCACCAAGTCAGCACTCGAGGAGCGCAAGGTGATCGACCGCGCCAAGGGAATCCTGATGAAGGTGAAGGGCCTCACCGAAGAGGAGGCCTATGTGCTGATGCGCTCCACCGCAATGCGCGAGAAAAAGAAGATCGGCGAGATCGCGCAGTCGATCCTGACCGCATCGGAGCTGTTGAAATGA
- the rimO gene encoding 30S ribosomal protein S12 methylthiotransferase RimO: protein MQQAAAPKVSFVSLGCPKALVDSERIITRLRAEGYELARKHDGADIVIVNTCGFLDSAKQESLGAIGEAMAENGKVIVTGCMGAEPEQIEAAYPGVLSITGPQQYESVLEAVHRALPPVHNPHLDLVPPQGVKLTPRHYAYLKISEGCNNRCSFCIIPKLRGDLVSRPADDVLREAERLVNAGVKELLVISQDTSAYGVDVKYAESPWKDRQVRAKFFDLAKELGDLGAWVRLQYVYPYPHVDEVIGLMTEGKILPYLDIPFQHASPDVLKAMKRPAAQEKTLARIKKWREECPDLTLRSTFIVGFPGETDSDFAYLLDWLEEAEIDRLGCFKYEPVAGAASNAIGNAVPDEVKQERWNALMARQQKISARRLKRKVGTRQQVIVDEVGPTVAKGRSKADAPQIDGAVYLSSRRPLKVGEIVTAKIERSDQYDLHGSVAGF from the coding sequence ATGCAACAGGCCGCTGCGCCCAAAGTCAGCTTTGTTTCGCTTGGGTGCCCCAAGGCGCTGGTGGATTCCGAGCGCATTATCACCCGGCTGCGCGCCGAAGGTTATGAGCTGGCGCGCAAGCATGACGGCGCCGACATCGTGATCGTCAACACCTGCGGCTTCCTCGACAGCGCCAAGCAGGAGTCGCTCGGCGCCATCGGCGAGGCCATGGCCGAGAACGGCAAGGTCATCGTCACCGGCTGCATGGGCGCCGAACCCGAGCAGATCGAGGCCGCCTACCCCGGCGTGCTGTCGATCACGGGCCCGCAGCAATATGAGAGCGTGCTGGAGGCCGTTCACCGGGCGCTACCGCCGGTGCATAATCCGCATCTCGACCTGGTGCCGCCACAGGGCGTCAAGCTGACGCCGCGGCACTACGCCTATTTGAAGATTTCCGAAGGCTGCAACAACCGCTGCAGCTTCTGCATCATTCCAAAGCTGCGCGGTGACCTGGTGTCGCGCCCGGCCGATGACGTGCTTCGCGAAGCCGAGCGACTGGTCAATGCCGGCGTCAAGGAATTGCTCGTCATCTCGCAGGACACGTCGGCCTATGGCGTCGACGTGAAGTATGCCGAAAGCCCGTGGAAGGACCGCCAGGTTCGCGCCAAATTCTTCGATCTCGCCAAGGAACTCGGCGATCTCGGCGCCTGGGTTCGGCTGCAATATGTCTACCCCTACCCGCATGTGGACGAAGTCATCGGCCTGATGACCGAGGGCAAGATCCTGCCCTATCTCGATATACCCTTTCAGCATGCAAGCCCGGACGTCCTCAAAGCGATGAAGCGTCCCGCCGCGCAGGAAAAGACGCTGGCGCGGATCAAGAAGTGGCGCGAGGAATGTCCTGACCTCACGCTGCGCTCGACCTTCATCGTCGGTTTCCCCGGCGAAACCGATTCCGACTTTGCCTACCTGCTCGACTGGCTGGAGGAAGCCGAGATCGATCGTCTCGGCTGCTTCAAGTACGAGCCGGTCGCCGGCGCCGCGTCCAACGCGATCGGCAATGCGGTGCCCGACGAGGTCAAGCAGGAGCGCTGGAACGCGCTGATGGCCCGGCAGCAGAAAATCTCCGCCCGCCGCCTCAAGCGCAAGGTCGGCACGAGACAGCAGGTCATCGTCGATGAAGTCGGGCCGACGGTCGCGAAAGGCCGTTCAAAGGCCGACGCGCCGCAGATCGACGGCGCGGTCTATCTCTCCAGCCGCCGCCCGCTGAAAGTCGGCGAGATCGTCACTGCGAAGATCGAGCGCTCCGATCAGTACGACCTGCACGGCAGCGTCGCGGGATTCTGA
- a CDS encoding acetylornithine transaminase, translating into MTDATHPFDALMEITARPPVVFVRGAGSYLWDDARKRYLDFVQGWAVNALGHSPPAVAEALAAQANRLLTPSPAFYNEPSLKLAKALVANSCFDQVFFANSGAEANEGAIKLARKFGSLYKNGAYEIISFVGGFHGRTLATMSASGKKAFEPLFEPKVTGFPKAQLNDLDSVKRLISNKTVAVMLEPIQGEAGVWPATDQFLRELRALTKERGLLLIVDEIQTGMGRTGKLFHYEHAGIEPDIMTLGKGIGGGVPLAALLATDYASCFEHGDQGGTFNGNPLMCAAGLAVLEHVAKPEFLKSVTDAGLFLESELQKLSARHGLGEVRGRGLLLALDLKLPIGASIVAEAFADGVLINSPQPDALRFMPALNVTREEISLMIDCLDAVLVKAGAARRVA; encoded by the coding sequence ATGACTGACGCCACCCATCCGTTCGACGCACTGATGGAAATTACCGCTCGCCCACCGGTGGTGTTCGTCCGCGGTGCGGGCTCCTATCTCTGGGACGACGCCCGCAAGCGTTATCTCGACTTCGTGCAGGGCTGGGCCGTCAACGCGCTCGGCCATTCGCCACCCGCCGTTGCGGAAGCGCTTGCCGCACAGGCCAACCGGCTGCTGACGCCAAGTCCTGCTTTCTACAACGAACCCAGCCTCAAGTTGGCCAAGGCGCTGGTCGCCAATAGCTGCTTCGATCAGGTATTCTTTGCCAACTCCGGGGCCGAAGCCAATGAAGGCGCGATCAAGCTGGCCCGGAAATTCGGATCGCTCTACAAGAACGGCGCGTATGAAATCATCAGCTTTGTCGGCGGATTTCATGGCCGCACGCTCGCAACCATGTCGGCCTCGGGCAAGAAGGCCTTTGAGCCGCTGTTCGAGCCGAAGGTTACCGGCTTCCCCAAGGCGCAGCTCAACGACCTCGATTCCGTCAAGCGGCTGATCTCGAACAAGACGGTCGCCGTGATGCTGGAGCCGATCCAGGGCGAAGCCGGCGTATGGCCTGCGACCGATCAATTCCTCAGGGAGTTGCGGGCACTGACAAAGGAACGCGGGCTGCTACTGATCGTCGACGAGATCCAGACGGGCATGGGCCGGACCGGCAAGCTATTCCACTATGAGCATGCCGGCATCGAGCCCGACATCATGACGCTCGGCAAGGGTATCGGCGGCGGCGTGCCGCTGGCCGCCTTGTTGGCGACCGACTATGCGTCCTGTTTCGAGCATGGCGACCAGGGCGGCACCTTCAACGGCAACCCGCTGATGTGCGCCGCCGGCCTTGCGGTGCTCGAGCACGTGGCAAAACCGGAATTCCTGAAGTCCGTGACGGATGCCGGATTGTTTCTCGAAAGCGAACTGCAGAAATTGTCCGCCCGGCATGGGCTTGGCGAGGTACGCGGCCGCGGCCTGCTGCTGGCGCTCGATCTCAAACTACCGATCGGCGCGTCGATCGTGGCCGAAGCGTTCGCAGACGGTGTGCTCATCAACTCGCCGCAGCCCGATGCACTGCGCTTCATGCCGGCGCTCAACGTCACGCGCGAGGAGATATCGCTGATGATCGATTGCCTCGACGCGGTCCTGGTGAAGGCGGGTGCAGCACGTCGGGTGGCGTAA
- the pcsA gene encoding phosphatidylcholine synthase translates to MDQTSEPDSTPATSRMRTAAFAVHIFTALGAGIALLAMLEAVREHWASMFGWLGVALIIDAIDGPLARKLDVERLQPNWSGEVLDLVVDFVTYVFVPAYAITASGLLLPLAAPILGIGIMVSGALYFADRRMKASDNHFRGFPALWNAAAFYLFLLHLPKELATLGIAILIALTFAPFHVLHPFRVVRLRWLTLWLMATGAVLAIYTLICDFNVGAPIVAGLCAIAAYVVGSDAVIRKIKSFRA, encoded by the coding sequence ATGGACCAGACCAGCGAGCCAGATTCCACTCCTGCAACCAGCCGAATGCGGACCGCCGCATTCGCCGTGCACATCTTCACCGCGCTGGGCGCGGGCATCGCGTTGCTTGCGATGCTGGAGGCCGTGCGCGAGCATTGGGCGAGCATGTTCGGCTGGCTCGGCGTCGCCCTGATCATCGATGCCATCGACGGCCCGCTGGCGCGAAAACTGGACGTCGAGCGGTTGCAACCGAACTGGTCAGGCGAGGTGCTCGATCTCGTCGTCGATTTCGTGACCTACGTCTTCGTTCCGGCCTATGCGATTACGGCGAGCGGCCTGCTGCTGCCGCTGGCGGCACCAATTCTCGGCATCGGCATTATGGTGTCGGGCGCGCTCTATTTCGCCGACCGGCGCATGAAAGCCTCCGACAATCACTTTCGCGGCTTCCCAGCGCTGTGGAACGCCGCGGCGTTTTATTTGTTCTTGCTGCACCTGCCGAAGGAACTCGCCACACTCGGAATCGCAATCCTGATCGCGCTCACATTCGCCCCATTTCATGTGCTGCACCCGTTCAGGGTAGTGCGTCTGCGCTGGCTGACCCTGTGGCTGATGGCAACCGGGGCCGTGCTTGCGATCTACACGCTCATCTGCGATTTCAACGTAGGTGCTCCCATCGTCGCCGGGCTTTGCGCCATCGCGGCCTATGTTGTGGGAAGCGACGCAGTGATCCGGAAAATAAAGTCGTTCAGAGCATGA
- a CDS encoding CmpA/NrtA family ABC transporter substrate-binding protein codes for MKTPLHIGFIPLVDAAALIIAVDKGFTAAEGLEVTLVREVSWSNVRDKLNIGMLDAAHLLAPVAIASSLGLGHVKVPIVAPFNLGINGNAITVSPALHAAIMGEIDGDALDPMVTALALARVVAARRKSGAEPLTFGMTFPFSTHNYQLRFWMAAGGVDPDEDVRLVVLPPPYMVDSLANGHVDAFCVGAPWNSVAVDLGVGHILHFVSDILVRAAEKVLAVREKWAEKNPEVLAALIRAAAHAAEYIEDAGNRAEAAHVLARPDRLGVGAEVIQRTLDGRLKVSPDGQRRESGRYLLVGREGAGRPDPAQAAWLYAQMVRWGQAAMQPDALRTAMGVFRPDLYDAAMRHQGKVPAASEAIGAFAGPAFDPADIAGHLAAFGIGRWKP; via the coding sequence ATGAAAACACCGCTGCATATCGGCTTCATTCCGCTGGTCGATGCGGCCGCGCTGATCATCGCCGTCGACAAGGGTTTTACCGCCGCCGAAGGGCTCGAGGTTACCCTGGTGCGGGAAGTGTCGTGGTCCAATGTCCGCGACAAGCTCAATATCGGCATGCTCGACGCGGCGCATCTGCTGGCGCCGGTGGCGATCGCCTCGAGCCTCGGGCTTGGCCACGTCAAGGTGCCGATCGTGGCGCCGTTCAATCTGGGCATCAACGGCAATGCGATCACCGTGTCGCCGGCGCTGCATGCCGCGATCATGGGCGAGATCGACGGCGACGCCCTCGATCCCATGGTGACCGCGCTGGCGCTCGCCCGCGTCGTGGCCGCCCGGCGCAAAAGCGGCGCGGAACCGCTGACGTTCGGCATGACGTTCCCGTTCTCCACCCACAATTACCAGCTCCGGTTCTGGATGGCGGCAGGCGGGGTCGATCCCGATGAGGACGTGCGCCTCGTCGTGCTGCCGCCACCCTACATGGTCGACAGCCTCGCCAACGGCCATGTCGATGCGTTCTGCGTCGGCGCGCCCTGGAACTCGGTCGCAGTCGATCTCGGCGTTGGCCACATCCTGCACTTCGTCTCCGACATCCTGGTGCGTGCGGCAGAAAAGGTTCTCGCGGTCAGGGAAAAGTGGGCGGAAAAGAATCCCGAGGTGCTGGCCGCCCTGATCCGGGCGGCTGCCCACGCCGCCGAATACATCGAGGACGCCGGAAACCGCGCCGAGGCCGCCCATGTGCTGGCGCGGCCTGACCGGCTCGGCGTCGGCGCCGAGGTGATCCAGCGCACCCTCGACGGCCGGCTGAAGGTCTCACCCGATGGCCAGCGGCGCGAGAGCGGCCGCTATCTGCTGGTCGGGCGCGAGGGGGCAGGCCGGCCCGACCCGGCCCAGGCCGCCTGGCTTTATGCGCAAATGGTGCGCTGGGGGCAGGCGGCGATGCAGCCGGATGCGCTCCGAACCGCCATGGGGGTGTTCAGGCCGGATCTCTACGATGCCGCCATGAGGCACCAGGGTAAGGTCCCAGCCGCCTCGGAAGCCATCGGCGCCTTTGCTGGACCCGCTTTCGATCCTGCGGACATCGCCGGTCACCTGGCTGCCTTCGGGATCGGGCGCTGGAAGCCTTGA
- a CDS encoding quinone oxidoreductase family protein encodes MTKAVRVHKVGGPEALVYEDVDVAAPAAGEVRIRQHAVGLNFIDVYFRTGLYKAPGLPFIAGNEAAGEVVAVGPGVTNFHPGDRVAYYFTLGGYASERVIPADKLVKLPDHITYEQGAVLMLKGLTVWYLLHKTFKVEPGHRVLIHAAAGGIGLLACQWARALGAHVIGTVGSKAKADLALANGCDHVILYNEEDFVARVKQISRNELCDVVYDGVGKTTFPGSLSCLRPRGLFVSFGNASGPVPPFPLAELNNHGSLFATRPKLNDYVSTRKELLEGADTLFAAVINGKLHVPINHAYALKDAAKAHIELESRATTGAAILRP; translated from the coding sequence ATGACCAAGGCTGTGCGGGTGCACAAGGTAGGGGGTCCGGAAGCCCTGGTATATGAAGACGTGGACGTGGCGGCGCCTGCAGCGGGCGAGGTCCGCATCCGCCAGCACGCCGTCGGCCTCAACTTCATCGACGTCTATTTCCGCACCGGCCTCTACAAGGCGCCCGGCCTGCCGTTCATCGCCGGCAACGAAGCCGCGGGCGAAGTCGTGGCCGTCGGGCCCGGCGTTACCAATTTTCACCCCGGCGATCGCGTCGCCTATTATTTCACGCTTGGCGGCTACGCCTCGGAGCGGGTGATCCCGGCGGACAAGCTGGTCAAGCTGCCCGACCACATTACCTACGAGCAGGGCGCGGTGCTGATGCTCAAGGGCCTGACGGTCTGGTACCTCCTGCACAAGACCTTCAAGGTCGAGCCGGGCCATCGCGTGCTGATCCACGCCGCGGCGGGCGGTATCGGCCTGCTTGCCTGCCAGTGGGCGAGGGCGCTCGGCGCGCATGTGATCGGCACCGTCGGCTCCAAGGCCAAGGCCGATCTCGCACTCGCCAATGGCTGCGATCACGTCATCCTCTACAACGAGGAAGATTTTGTCGCGCGTGTCAAACAGATCAGCCGCAACGAGCTGTGCGACGTCGTCTATGACGGCGTCGGCAAGACCACCTTCCCGGGGTCGCTGTCGTGCCTGCGGCCACGCGGACTGTTCGTCAGCTTCGGCAACGCCTCCGGCCCGGTGCCGCCGTTCCCACTTGCCGAGCTCAACAATCACGGCTCGCTGTTTGCGACGCGGCCGAAACTCAATGACTATGTCAGCACCCGCAAGGAGCTGCTCGAAGGCGCCGACACGCTGTTTGCCGCCGTCATCAACGGCAAGCTGCACGTGCCGATCAACCATGCCTATGCGTTGAAGGATGCAGCCAAGGCACATATCGAACTGGAGAGCCGGGCGACGACGGGTGCGGCGATCTTGAGGCCGTAA
- a CDS encoding biotin-dependent carboxyltransferase family protein has protein sequence MSKLVITSIGPASSVQDGGRPGAQRYGLVPSGAMDRLALAAANTLVGNEPFAAAVEVGPFGAKLTARGGAVRVALAGAPRNADIAGRAVAPDTSATLADGETLTLGFARGGSFSYLAIEGGIAGEPMFGSLAVNARAGLGSPYPRPLQAGDELQTKAASGAPERRIELPAAPEAPIRVVFGPQDDEFADETKKLFLDSEWKISATSDRMGYRLEGPQLKHLHGHNIVSDGTVNGSLQVPGNGQPIVLMRDRGTSGGYPKIATVISADFGRLAQIPAGRGFRFRAVSMAEAQAEARKFAELLRTLPERLRAIESVDLNIDALHDANVAGHAVNAVDAGTWHAVSMAEIAGPD, from the coding sequence ATGAGCAAGCTCGTCATTACCTCGATCGGCCCGGCAAGTTCGGTACAGGACGGCGGACGTCCCGGCGCCCAGCGCTATGGCCTGGTGCCGAGCGGCGCGATGGATCGGCTGGCGCTGGCCGCCGCGAATACGCTGGTTGGCAACGAACCATTCGCGGCAGCCGTCGAAGTCGGTCCGTTCGGCGCAAAACTTACCGCGCGCGGCGGCGCCGTGCGCGTCGCACTGGCGGGAGCCCCGCGCAATGCCGATATCGCCGGCCGCGCCGTGGCGCCGGATACTTCCGCAACGCTTGCCGACGGCGAAACGCTGACGCTCGGCTTTGCCCGCGGCGGCTCGTTCAGCTATCTCGCGATCGAAGGCGGCATTGCCGGCGAGCCGATGTTCGGCAGCCTCGCCGTCAACGCCCGCGCCGGCCTCGGCAGCCCCTATCCGCGCCCGCTGCAGGCCGGCGACGAACTGCAGACGAAGGCCGCAAGCGGCGCGCCGGAGCGGCGGATCGAGTTGCCCGCAGCGCCCGAGGCGCCGATCCGCGTGGTCTTTGGACCGCAGGACGACGAATTCGCCGACGAGACCAAGAAGCTGTTCCTCGATAGCGAATGGAAGATATCCGCGACCAGCGACCGCATGGGCTACCGGCTCGAAGGCCCCCAACTCAAGCATCTCCACGGCCACAACATCGTCTCCGACGGCACCGTCAACGGCAGCCTGCAGGTGCCCGGCAACGGCCAGCCGATCGTGCTCATGCGCGACCGCGGCACCAGCGGCGGCTATCCGAAGATCGCGACCGTGATTTCGGCCGACTTCGGACGGTTGGCGCAGATCCCTGCCGGGCGCGGCTTTCGTTTTCGGGCCGTCAGCATGGCGGAAGCGCAGGCCGAGGCGCGCAAATTTGCGGAGCTGTTACGCACCCTGCCCGAACGGCTGCGAGCGATCGAAAGCGTTGATCTCAACATCGACGCGCTGCACGATGCCAATGTCGCGGGCCACGCCGTCAATGCGGTCGATGCCGGAACCTGGCACGCAGTATCGATGGCCGAAATAGCAGGCCCGGACTGA
- a CDS encoding UbiH/UbiF family hydroxylase: MNDASQVYDAAVIGGGPAGLTAAVALAATGARIALLARRVPYADNRTTALLGASTDLLERLDVWPRCRDKAAALRTMRLVDDTGRLIRAPEVRFSSDEIGLEQFGYNIDNRSLMVALEERAAELSNLTRFDDEAVTIAPQDALVTVSTGKGSQLAARLVIGADGRQSPSREAAGIAISRRDLRQSALTFNISHSRPHNGISTEFHTAQGPCVFVPLPGNRCSVVWVAATREAERLMSLSDGELSEAAEKQSHSILGRVEVEAGRNLFPLTIERPEQFASHRVALVGESAHVVPPIGAQGLNMGLRDAADVADIAGDALSRGEDPGSPAVLARYQSARRADVASRLIAIDVANRSLLSDFLPMQSLRAAGMHLLGSFGPLRRLAMREGLAPTWKRVG, encoded by the coding sequence ATGAACGACGCATCTCAAGTTTATGACGCCGCCGTGATCGGCGGTGGGCCGGCTGGATTGACCGCCGCCGTCGCGCTGGCAGCAACCGGCGCAAGGATAGCCCTGCTCGCCCGCCGCGTGCCCTATGCCGACAACCGCACGACGGCACTCCTGGGAGCATCCACCGATCTGCTGGAGCGGCTCGACGTCTGGCCGCGCTGCCGCGACAAGGCGGCTGCCCTTAGGACGATGCGCCTCGTCGACGATACCGGCCGGCTGATCCGGGCGCCGGAGGTGCGCTTCAGCTCGGACGAGATTGGTCTCGAGCAATTCGGCTACAACATCGACAACAGATCGTTAATGGTTGCCCTGGAAGAACGCGCCGCAGAACTTTCGAACCTGACCCGATTTGACGATGAGGCTGTCACGATCGCCCCGCAGGATGCGCTCGTTACTGTCAGCACCGGCAAAGGCAGCCAGCTCGCCGCGCGGCTGGTGATCGGCGCGGACGGCCGGCAATCTCCCTCCCGCGAGGCAGCCGGCATCGCGATCAGCCGCCGCGACCTGCGCCAGTCGGCGCTGACCTTCAACATCTCCCATTCGCGGCCGCACAACGGCATTTCCACCGAGTTTCATACCGCGCAGGGCCCGTGCGTATTCGTGCCCCTGCCCGGCAACCGCTGCAGCGTGGTGTGGGTTGCCGCAACCCGGGAAGCCGAGCGGCTGATGTCGCTCAGCGACGGCGAACTATCGGAGGCCGCGGAAAAACAGTCGCACTCCATTCTCGGCCGCGTCGAAGTCGAAGCCGGACGCAACCTGTTTCCGCTGACGATCGAGCGTCCCGAGCAATTCGCCAGCCATCGCGTCGCGCTGGTCGGTGAGTCAGCCCATGTGGTGCCACCGATCGGAGCCCAGGGCCTCAACATGGGATTGCGCGACGCGGCCGATGTCGCCGACATCGCCGGCGATGCGCTCTCGCGTGGCGAGGATCCGGGATCGCCCGCCGTGCTGGCGCGTTATCAGTCCGCCCGCCGTGCCGATGTCGCGAGCCGGCTGATTGCGATCGACGTCGCCAACCGCTCGCTGCTGAGCGATTTCCTGCCCATGCAATCGCTCCGTGCAGCGGGCATGCATCTGCTCGGCTCGTTCGGGCCGTTGCGGCGGCTCGCCATGCGCGAGGGACTGGCGCCGACCTGGAAGCGCGTCGGCTGA